A stretch of Physeter macrocephalus isolate SW-GA chromosome 1, ASM283717v5, whole genome shotgun sequence DNA encodes these proteins:
- the GP5 gene encoding platelet glycoprotein V gives MLRSALPCAALGLLRAQPFPCPPTCRCLFRDAAQCSQGSVARIAALGLPTNLTHILLFQMGRGVLQNSSFSGMTVLQRLMLSDSQVSAIAPGTFNDLIKLKTLRLSHNKITHLPGALLDKLVLLEQLFLDGNELKSLDQNMFQKLVNLQELFLNQNQLAFLPASLFTHLGNLKLLDLSENNLTHLPEGLFGVQVKLEKLLLHSNQLVSLDSGLLDRLRALMELQLDRNHIRYVAPGAFDRLRSLSSLTLSRNRLEFLPSALFLHSHNLTFLTLFENPLEELPEVLFGVMGGLRELWLNATQLRTLPAAAFRNLSGLRVLGVTLSPRLSALPEDAFRGLGELRVLALRSTSLASLPAGLLRGLGGLRHVSLRRNQLRTLPRELFRNLSSLEEVQLDHNQLETLPGDVFEALPRLAKVLLGHNPWRCDCGLGPFLAWLRRHAGLVGRAEPPLCHGPGPHAGLPLWALPPGDPGCPRPGSPPSRRLALGSSEAPRQPALPAAPARASLGPKRSESWAWARTVAEGKSQDQSLFWGLYFLLLAAQAIITGIIVFAMIRLGRLFRKLIRDRALV, from the coding sequence TGCTCTTCCAAATGGGCCGCGGCGTCTTGCAGAACAGCAGCTTCAGTGGCATGACCGTCCTGCAGCGCCTAATGCTGTCCGACAGCCAAGTTTCGGCCATTGCTCCCGGCACTTTCAACGACCTGATAAAACTTAAAACCCTGAGGTTATCGCACAACAAGATCACTCATCTTCCAGGCGCGCTGTTGGATAAGCTGGTGCTCTTGGAACAGTTGTTTCTGGACGGCAATGAACTAAAGAGCCTTGACCAAAACATGTTTCAGAAACTGGTTAACCTGCAGGAGCTCTTTCTGAACCAAAACCAACTCGCTTTCCTCCCTGCTAGCCTCTTCACACACCTGGGGAACCTGAAATTGTTGGATTTATCGGAAAATAATTTGACCCACCTACCCGAGGGATTGTTTGGGGTCCAGGTTAAGCTTGAGAAGCTTCTGCTCCACTCGAACCAGCTCGTGTCTCTGGATTCGGGGCTGTTGGATAGACTGCGCGCCCTGATGGAGCTGCAGCTCGACAGAAATCACATCCGTTACGTCGCACCCGGCGCCTTCGACCGTCTGCGAAGCCTGAGCTCTTTGACTCTTTCCAGAAACCGCCTCGAGtttctgccctctgccctctttCTTCATTCGCACAATTTGACCTTCCTGACCCTGTTCGAGAACCCGCTGGAGGAACTCCCCGAGGTGCTCTTCGGGGTGATGGGCGGCCTGCGGGAGCTGTGGCTGAACGCCACCCAGCTGCGCACCCTGCCTGCCGCCGCCTTCCGCAACCTGAGCGGCCTGCGGGTCCTGGGGGTGACGCTGAGCCCGCGGCTGAGCGCGCTCCCGGAGGACGCCTTTCGGGGCCTCGGCGAGCTGCGGGTGCTCGCCCTGCGCTCCACCAGCCTGGCTTCCCTCCCCGCCGGCTTGCTCCGCGGCCTCGGCGGGCTGCGCCACGTGTCGCTGCGCCGCAACCAGCTGCGGACTCTGCCCCGCGAGCTCTTCCGCAACCTCAGCAGCCTGGAGGAGGTCCAGCTTGACCACAACCAGCTGGAGACACTGCCCGGCGACGTATTTGAGGCTCTGCCCCGGCTGGCGAAGGTCCTGCTGGGGCACAATCCCTGGCGCTGCGACTGTGGCCTGGGGCCGTTCCTGGCGTGGCTGCGGCGGCACGCGGGCCTCGTGGGTCGAGCCGAGCCCCCGCTGTGTCACGGCCCCGGGCCGCACGCCGGCCTGCCGCTCTGGGCCCTGCCCCCCGGCGACCCCGGCTGCCCGCGCCCCGGAAGCCCGCCTTCCCGCCGCCTCGCCCTCGGCTCTTCCGAAGCCCCCCGGCAGCCCGCCCTGCCCGCCGCCCCTGCCCGCGCTTCCTTGGGACCCAAGCGCTCCGAGTCCTGGGCGTGGGCCCGGACGGTGGCCGAGGGCAAAAGTCAGGACCAGAGCCTGTTCTGGGGTCTCTATTTTCTGCTTTTAGCTGCTCAGGCCATAATTACGGGGATCATAGTGTTTGCGATGATTCGACTCGGCAGGCTCTTTCGGAAATTAATCAGAGACAGAGCTCTGGTTTGA